Proteins from a single region of Sporosarcina sp. P33:
- the fliJ gene encoding flagellar export protein FliJ, producing the protein MTTYHYRFEKVLTLREQERDETEMAYKEAIEQFECVARQLYDQMKKKEDVLEEQQQRMASGFSIDDLHNYSRFINTLDVTIDQMQKEVMKSRSKMNWIESQLLEKNIEVKKFEKMREIGKEQYNAEMEHAEANRIDELSTMKFRSKEDGW; encoded by the coding sequence ATGACTACTTATCATTATCGTTTTGAAAAAGTTCTGACGTTGCGTGAACAAGAGCGCGATGAAACAGAAATGGCCTACAAAGAAGCGATTGAACAGTTTGAATGCGTGGCTAGACAGCTGTACGATCAGATGAAAAAGAAGGAAGACGTACTCGAGGAGCAGCAGCAGCGGATGGCTTCCGGTTTTTCTATTGATGATTTACACAACTACTCCCGATTTATCAATACGCTCGATGTGACGATAGACCAGATGCAGAAGGAAGTAATGAAATCCCGGTCGAAGATGAACTGGATTGAATCACAATTGCTGGAAAAAAATATTGAAGTGAAGAAATTTGAGAAAATGCGTGAAATCGGGAAAGAACAATATAATGCCGAAATGGAACACGCAGAGGCAAATCGAATTGACGAACTGTCGACGATGAAGTTCCGTTCAAAAGAAGACGGGTGGTAA
- the fliI gene encoding flagellar protein export ATPase FliI, protein MKKAEDLIRIIPNINTLKKYGRVNRVVGLLIESEGPESSIGDVCFIHLNVPEEGRSLIQAEVVGFREEIVMLMPYTDIRNISSGCLVETTGKPLEVKVGMNLLGQVLDSLGNPIDSSALPKGLATVRTENSPPNVLTRPTINDRLAVGVKAIDGMLTVGSGQRVGIFAGSGVGKSTLLGMIARNTEADINVIALIGERGREVREFIDRDLGPEGLKKTIVVAATSDQPALMRIKGALTATAIAEYFRDKGLNVMLMMDSVTRVAMAQREIGLAVGEPPATRGYTPSVFAILPKLLERSGTNEKGAITAFYTVLVDGDDMNEPIADAVRGILDGHIVLDRTLANKGQYPAINVLKSVSRLMNHIADPEHLKAAAKLRELYYAYDKSEDLINIGAYKKGTSREIDEAIEYEPIITDFLKQKFNENVRLEDTVNEMIALASGGGERR, encoded by the coding sequence TTGAAAAAAGCCGAAGATCTTATTCGAATTATTCCGAATATCAACACGTTAAAAAAATACGGACGAGTTAACCGCGTGGTCGGATTACTGATTGAATCAGAAGGTCCTGAGTCATCGATTGGGGATGTCTGTTTCATCCATTTGAATGTCCCTGAAGAAGGCCGATCTCTGATCCAGGCAGAAGTCGTCGGCTTCCGTGAAGAAATCGTCATGCTCATGCCCTACACAGATATACGCAATATTTCAAGTGGCTGCCTCGTTGAAACAACGGGCAAGCCGCTTGAAGTAAAAGTTGGAATGAATCTGCTCGGACAAGTACTTGATTCGCTTGGGAATCCGATTGATTCGAGTGCACTGCCGAAAGGGCTGGCGACAGTCCGTACGGAAAACAGCCCGCCGAACGTGCTGACACGACCGACCATTAACGACAGGCTGGCTGTCGGTGTAAAAGCGATTGACGGCATGCTGACAGTCGGCAGCGGACAGCGGGTGGGAATATTTGCGGGGTCAGGTGTGGGAAAGAGTACATTACTCGGTATGATTGCGCGTAACACGGAAGCAGATATTAATGTCATCGCGCTGATCGGGGAACGGGGCCGCGAAGTCCGGGAGTTTATTGACCGGGATCTTGGTCCTGAAGGGCTAAAGAAAACGATTGTAGTGGCGGCAACATCCGATCAGCCGGCACTCATGCGGATTAAAGGTGCACTGACTGCTACAGCTATTGCAGAATATTTTCGTGACAAAGGCCTGAATGTCATGCTCATGATGGACTCAGTGACCCGTGTTGCCATGGCGCAGCGTGAAATTGGCCTGGCGGTCGGTGAACCTCCTGCAACCCGCGGCTACACGCCTTCAGTGTTTGCGATTTTGCCGAAATTGCTTGAACGCAGCGGGACGAATGAAAAAGGTGCCATCACTGCTTTCTATACGGTGCTGGTTGACGGTGACGACATGAATGAGCCGATTGCCGACGCCGTACGCGGGATACTCGACGGCCACATTGTACTGGACCGGACACTTGCCAATAAAGGCCAATATCCGGCGATTAATGTGCTGAAGAGTGTCAGCCGTCTGATGAATCACATTGCCGATCCCGAACATCTGAAAGCAGCGGCGAAATTGCGTGAATTGTATTATGCCTATGATAAATCCGAAGATCTCATCAATATTGGTGCATACAAAAAAGGCACATCCCGTGAAATTGACGAAGCGATTGAATATGAACCGATCATCACCGATTTTCTAAAGCAAAAATTTAATGAGAATGTCCGGCTGGAAGATACGGTAAATGAAATGATCGCGTTAGCTTCTGGAGGAGGAGAACGCAGATGA
- the flgB gene encoding flagellar basal body rod protein FlgB: protein MNIYGSTINLLEKGLDYSSAKGKAISQNIANVDTPNYKTKSVNFKEVFAAESNRGLEAYKTDSRHMEFTHSAGSKMFDISRLRYRQDRNGVDMDKEQADLAANQIYNSALIERLNGKFNSMQSVIKGGR, encoded by the coding sequence ATGAATATCTATGGCAGTACTATCAACCTGCTTGAAAAGGGTCTTGACTACTCATCTGCAAAAGGGAAAGCAATATCACAAAATATAGCGAACGTAGACACACCAAACTATAAAACGAAAAGCGTAAATTTCAAAGAAGTATTTGCTGCTGAATCGAACAGAGGCCTCGAGGCTTATAAGACGGATTCAAGGCATATGGAATTTACCCATTCCGCAGGCAGTAAAATGTTTGACATATCCAGACTGCGCTATCGTCAGGATCGCAACGGTGTCGATATGGATAAAGAGCAGGCTGATTTGGCAGCCAACCAAATTTACAACTCGGCGCTGATTGAACGATTGAACGGGAAATTTAACTCGATGCAAAGTGTGATTAAAGGAGGTCGATAA
- the fliH gene encoding flagellar assembly protein FliH — MSNLFRSGRTVMNQNPVKEISIRNLQPPQDAAEEEKPVSAGALFMERNRLLQEMEQRRQITDAEIKQRMEEAAADIESMQAAWANEKEQLQQQAYDEGFQAGFEDGRNKALAEMREMVEAANETTTLSYENATQYLINQERVILDIGIRSAEQIINKTIEDDDEAYLCLVRKGIKEAQEMKEIKLFVPTEHFKMVTTHRAELASIFPPETPFLIFVNEDFNATDCFIETNHGRIVVSVDDQLNELKEQLVKIMEDGV; from the coding sequence TTGTCTAATCTGTTTCGTTCTGGCCGTACGGTAATGAACCAAAATCCTGTGAAAGAAATTTCGATCCGTAATTTACAGCCTCCGCAAGATGCTGCTGAAGAAGAGAAACCTGTATCGGCCGGTGCTTTGTTCATGGAGCGCAACCGCCTGCTGCAGGAAATGGAGCAGCGCAGACAAATTACAGATGCAGAAATTAAACAGCGGATGGAAGAAGCGGCAGCCGACATTGAATCGATGCAGGCGGCCTGGGCAAATGAAAAAGAACAATTACAGCAGCAAGCATATGACGAGGGATTTCAGGCAGGCTTTGAAGACGGCCGCAATAAAGCGCTGGCAGAAATGCGGGAAATGGTCGAAGCTGCCAATGAGACTACTACATTGTCTTACGAGAACGCAACGCAGTATTTAATCAATCAGGAACGCGTCATTTTGGATATTGGCATACGGTCAGCTGAACAAATTATTAATAAAACGATAGAAGATGATGATGAGGCTTATTTATGCCTCGTCAGGAAAGGAATCAAGGAAGCGCAGGAGATGAAGGAGATTAAATTATTCGTCCCGACTGAGCACTTTAAAATGGTGACGACGCATCGGGCGGAACTTGCTTCCATCTTTCCGCCCGAAACACCGTTCCTCATTTTTGTCAATGAAGATTTCAATGCGACAGATTGTTTTATCGAAACGAACCACGGCCGAATCGTTGTGAGTGTAGATGATCAACTGAATGAACTGAAAGAACAATTGGTGAAAATCATGGAAGATGGTGTGTAA
- the hslV gene encoding ATP-dependent protease subunit HslV, which yields MKFHATTIFAVHHDGQCAMSGDGQVTMGESVVMKHTATKVRRLFNGKVLAGFAGSVADAFTLFDLFEAKLMEFDGNLKRASVELAKEWRGDRILRKLEALLLVMDKDTLLLVSGTGEVIEPDDGVLAIGSGGNYALAAGRALKKYSSQLSAEEIARISLETAADICVFTNHNIIVEVL from the coding sequence ATGAAATTTCATGCTACTACAATTTTTGCTGTTCATCATGACGGACAATGTGCCATGTCTGGTGACGGCCAAGTGACAATGGGTGAATCTGTCGTCATGAAACATACGGCGACAAAAGTACGCCGATTGTTTAACGGAAAAGTCCTGGCAGGTTTTGCAGGCTCAGTGGCAGATGCCTTTACGTTATTTGATTTATTTGAAGCAAAACTTATGGAGTTTGACGGGAATCTTAAGCGGGCTTCTGTTGAACTGGCTAAAGAATGGCGCGGCGACCGCATTCTTCGCAAACTGGAAGCGCTGCTGCTTGTCATGGATAAAGATACGCTTCTGCTCGTGTCAGGTACAGGCGAAGTAATTGAGCCTGACGATGGCGTATTAGCAATCGGTTCGGGCGGTAATTATGCGCTGGCTGCCGGAAGAGCATTGAAGAAGTACAGCAGTCAATTGTCTGCTGAAGAAATCGCACGAATTTCATTGGAAACAGCTGCTGACATTTGTGTCTTTACCAATCACAATATTATCGTGGAGGTGCTGTAA
- the hslU gene encoding ATP-dependent protease ATPase subunit HslU — MKQELTPKALTAYLNRFIVGQEKAKKAVAVAMRNRYRRMQLSAEEQEEVIPKNILMIGPTGVGKTEIARRIAKLVHAPFIKVEATKFTEVGYVGRDVESMIRDLTEAGIRMVKEDMRESVKEQAQKMAEERLVKLLVPEAKKNTAGQNPFEMFFGQKTQTEPENTADQAEIRRKRSDIAQQLANGQIEEQMVTVDVQAQQPSLFDALQGSGMEQMGSGMQDALSSLMPKKTVQRRMKVKDARIVLEAEEADKLIDQDEVARKGIELTEQAGIIFLDEMDKIASSNQKTSGEVSREGVQRDILPIVEGSTVTTKYGAVKTDYILFIAAGAFHMSKPSDIIPELQGRFPIRVELEKLTKDDFERILREPDFSLLKQYERLLLTEEVEIEFTDEAISKLAEIAFEVNNETENIGARRLHTILEKLLEDLSFEAAEIGPASIKITPAYVDEKLDGIVKNKDLSHFIL; from the coding sequence ATGAAGCAAGAGTTAACACCTAAGGCGCTTACCGCGTATTTAAATCGTTTTATAGTAGGGCAGGAAAAAGCGAAAAAGGCAGTGGCAGTCGCTATGCGGAACCGCTATCGCCGAATGCAATTATCTGCCGAAGAGCAGGAAGAAGTAATCCCGAAAAACATTTTAATGATTGGACCCACTGGGGTAGGGAAAACTGAAATTGCAAGAAGAATTGCCAAGCTGGTACATGCACCTTTCATAAAAGTGGAAGCGACAAAGTTTACCGAAGTCGGATATGTCGGACGCGATGTTGAATCGATGATACGGGATCTGACCGAAGCCGGTATCCGCATGGTAAAAGAAGATATGCGTGAATCGGTAAAGGAGCAGGCGCAAAAGATGGCTGAGGAAAGATTAGTCAAATTGCTAGTTCCTGAAGCGAAAAAGAATACTGCCGGTCAAAATCCGTTTGAAATGTTTTTCGGTCAAAAGACACAGACTGAACCTGAAAATACTGCTGATCAGGCTGAAATCAGAAGAAAGCGCTCCGATATTGCACAGCAGCTTGCAAATGGTCAAATTGAAGAGCAAATGGTAACGGTCGATGTTCAGGCACAGCAGCCTTCTTTGTTTGATGCGCTGCAAGGGTCTGGTATGGAACAAATGGGGTCTGGAATGCAGGATGCATTGTCTTCGCTTATGCCGAAAAAGACGGTCCAGCGCCGCATGAAAGTAAAAGATGCGCGCATAGTGCTTGAAGCAGAAGAGGCGGATAAGTTAATTGATCAGGATGAAGTTGCGCGTAAAGGAATTGAGCTGACTGAACAAGCAGGCATCATATTCCTTGATGAAATGGACAAAATCGCGAGCAGTAATCAGAAAACATCAGGAGAAGTATCGCGTGAAGGTGTCCAGCGTGACATTTTGCCAATAGTTGAAGGGTCAACAGTAACCACGAAATATGGTGCAGTCAAAACAGATTATATTTTATTCATTGCGGCAGGAGCATTCCATATGTCTAAACCGTCCGATATAATTCCGGAGCTGCAGGGGAGATTTCCAATTCGTGTAGAACTCGAAAAATTGACAAAAGATGATTTCGAGCGCATACTGCGGGAACCGGATTTTTCTTTACTAAAACAATATGAGCGGCTGCTTTTGACTGAAGAAGTAGAAATTGAATTCACGGATGAAGCAATCAGCAAACTGGCTGAAATTGCATTTGAAGTAAATAACGAGACAGAAAATATAGGTGCGAGAAGACTGCATACGATTTTGGAAAAGCTGCTCGAGGATTTATCGTTTGAAGCGGCAGAAATCGGACCGGCATCCATCAAGATTACACCTGCATATGTAGATGAAAAGCTGGATGGAATCGTGAAAAACAAAGATTTGTCACATTTCATTCTGTAA
- a CDS encoding MotE family protein — translation MAKSKKQKETELMTESKKSIGFLQIVLAWIIIPLMFTAAVVLIIAKVADVNVFDQAKEWTSKVPFLEKKAPDEKVEGDLILEERVISLQAEIQEKEAQLFELQDELTQVKDSNEALEIEKEKLNEEIEKLKLAQSESKRDFKEIVTTYEQMSPKSSAPVITKMGDAEAVQILSSLKPATLAAILEKMSPEQAAKYTSMLTK, via the coding sequence GTGGCTAAATCAAAAAAACAAAAAGAAACCGAGTTGATGACAGAAAGCAAAAAGTCGATTGGCTTTCTTCAAATAGTACTTGCCTGGATCATCATCCCCTTAATGTTTACGGCAGCTGTTGTGTTAATCATAGCAAAAGTGGCAGATGTCAATGTCTTTGATCAGGCGAAAGAATGGACGTCAAAAGTACCGTTCCTTGAGAAGAAAGCTCCAGATGAGAAAGTGGAAGGTGATTTGATTCTGGAAGAACGCGTCATTTCGCTGCAGGCAGAAATTCAGGAAAAAGAAGCGCAATTATTTGAACTCCAGGACGAACTGACGCAAGTAAAAGATTCAAATGAAGCGCTCGAAATAGAAAAAGAGAAATTGAACGAAGAAATCGAGAAACTGAAACTCGCGCAGAGCGAATCCAAACGCGATTTCAAAGAGATTGTCACAACATACGAGCAAATGTCGCCCAAATCATCTGCGCCGGTCATTACAAAAATGGGCGATGCAGAAGCTGTTCAGATTTTATCTAGTCTAAAGCCTGCAACTTTAGCAGCTATACTAGAGAAAATGTCCCCTGAACAGGCCGCTAAATATACATCTATGCTCACAAAGTAG
- the fliE gene encoding flagellar hook-basal body complex protein FliE, which yields MPIQSITGALPAMQIQQPDTKVQRTPFEAQQNFSAMLNNAIHQVNEKQTISDTMTTRLVKGEDVDLHNVMIAAQKASIALNATVEMRNKVVEAYQEIIRMPV from the coding sequence ATGCCGATTCAATCAATTACAGGCGCTTTGCCTGCCATGCAAATCCAACAGCCGGACACGAAAGTACAAAGAACACCGTTTGAAGCACAGCAAAACTTTTCAGCCATGCTAAACAATGCAATCCATCAAGTAAATGAAAAACAAACAATCTCAGATACTATGACGACAAGGCTTGTAAAAGGCGAAGATGTTGATCTGCATAACGTGATGATTGCAGCTCAAAAAGCAAGCATCGCGCTCAATGCAACTGTGGAAATGCGCAACAAAGTGGTAGAAGCATACCAAGAAATCATTAGAATGCCTGTCTAA
- the fliF gene encoding flagellar basal-body MS-ring/collar protein FliF yields the protein MKERLTKLRADLTAFWDSRTKNQKIIYIATAASVIALAVFLTMFFSKTTYVTLYSEVSPSEIGRIKEVLDGQGVPYLVEPGGTAISVPEKQLDNLRVSLAAEGFPDSGLIDYSFFSDNAGFGTTDNEFNMIKLAAMQTELANLIKGIEGIKDAKVMLTLPTEGIFVNDTTTEASAAIMLKTNPGQKFSEQQITSLYNLVSKSLPNLSNDNIVIQNQYFEYFDLNNSGNSYGANVTDQMGVKKTIERDLQRQVQMMLGTLMGQDKVVVSVTTDIDFTKEQREENLVTPVDPENMEGIALSVQRITESFSGTNPAVGGTPEAEDPTDNRTTYVEGEGGNGDYERLEETINNEVNRIRKDIVESPYKISNIGIQVMIEPPTADDPASLAPEVRQDVERILETIVRTSLDKEAAGELTDEMLAEKIAVSVQPLRGKNIAFEDTKTVIPWWVYLIGGILLLAVIILVILFLRKRRNEAELEEELALEQAELEAVKVDDINLEQETEATARRKQLEKMAKDKPEEFAKLLRTWIAKE from the coding sequence ATGAAAGAAAGACTCACAAAGCTCAGAGCGGATCTTACAGCTTTCTGGGATAGTCGTACAAAAAACCAAAAAATTATATATATTGCAACGGCGGCCAGTGTGATTGCGCTGGCGGTTTTTTTAACAATGTTCTTTTCAAAAACTACATACGTAACGCTTTATTCAGAAGTATCGCCATCTGAGATCGGACGCATCAAAGAAGTGCTTGACGGTCAGGGGGTTCCTTATTTAGTAGAACCGGGCGGTACAGCCATATCAGTGCCTGAGAAACAGCTGGATAATCTGCGTGTGTCACTTGCGGCAGAAGGATTTCCGGATTCCGGACTTATTGATTACTCATTTTTCTCGGACAACGCGGGATTTGGCACTACGGATAATGAATTTAACATGATTAAGCTGGCTGCGATGCAGACGGAATTAGCAAACCTAATAAAGGGTATAGAAGGTATTAAGGACGCAAAAGTTATGCTGACTTTACCGACAGAAGGTATTTTCGTGAATGACACGACGACTGAAGCGAGTGCGGCTATTATGTTGAAAACAAATCCCGGCCAAAAGTTTTCTGAACAGCAGATAACTTCTCTTTATAATCTGGTGTCAAAGAGCCTTCCAAATCTCTCTAATGATAATATCGTCATACAGAACCAATACTTTGAGTATTTTGATTTAAATAATTCTGGAAATTCATATGGCGCAAATGTAACCGATCAAATGGGTGTAAAAAAGACAATAGAACGTGACTTGCAGCGCCAAGTTCAAATGATGCTCGGTACGCTGATGGGCCAGGATAAAGTAGTTGTTTCCGTTACAACAGACATCGACTTTACGAAAGAGCAGCGCGAAGAAAATCTTGTCACACCGGTCGATCCGGAAAACATGGAAGGAATTGCGCTGAGTGTTCAGCGGATAACCGAATCGTTTTCGGGAACCAATCCTGCTGTGGGCGGAACTCCTGAAGCGGAAGATCCAACCGATAACCGGACCACTTATGTGGAAGGGGAAGGCGGAAACGGGGACTACGAGCGTTTGGAAGAAACGATAAACAATGAAGTGAACAGAATTAGAAAAGATATAGTGGAAAGCCCTTATAAAATCAGTAATATTGGCATACAAGTAATGATTGAACCGCCGACTGCGGATGACCCTGCGTCGTTGGCTCCCGAAGTGCGTCAGGATGTAGAACGTATTCTGGAGACGATTGTTCGTACTTCATTGGATAAGGAAGCAGCAGGGGAATTGACGGATGAGATGCTGGCAGAAAAAATTGCGGTATCCGTCCAGCCGCTGCGGGGGAAAAATATTGCGTTTGAAGATACTAAGACAGTCATACCATGGTGGGTTTATTTAATCGGAGGAATTTTGCTTCTGGCGGTAATTATTTTAGTCATTCTATTCTTGCGTAAACGCCGCAATGAAGCAGAACTCGAAGAAGAGCTGGCTCTCGAACAGGCTGAATTGGAAGCTGTCAAAGTAGATGACATTAATTTGGAACAGGAAACCGAAGCGACAGCGCGCAGAAAGCAACTGGAAAAAATGGCCAAAGATAAACCAGAAGAATTTGCGAAGTTATTGCGAACATGGATTGCCAAGGAGTAA
- the flgC gene encoding flagellar basal body rod protein FlgC: protein MSIFHSLNTSSSALTAQRLRMDVISSNMANVDSTRAKQVDGEWEPYRRKTVTLQPKEGQFASFLQAAKGVHSRGGASSGVAVTRVKEDRETPFKLVFDPAHPDANGEGYVEMPNIDPLREMIDLMSATRSYEANVTVLNANKSMLMKALEIGR, encoded by the coding sequence GTGAGTATATTCCATAGTTTAAATACATCTTCTTCGGCATTGACTGCACAGCGGCTCCGTATGGACGTGATATCATCTAATATGGCCAATGTTGATTCCACCAGGGCCAAGCAGGTGGATGGAGAGTGGGAGCCTTATAGAAGGAAAACTGTCACATTACAACCGAAAGAAGGACAATTCGCATCTTTCCTTCAAGCGGCTAAGGGAGTACATTCCCGCGGCGGTGCAAGCAGCGGGGTAGCAGTGACGCGTGTGAAGGAAGACCGTGAGACGCCGTTTAAATTAGTATTTGACCCGGCACATCCTGATGCGAATGGAGAAGGATATGTGGAAATGCCGAATATTGATCCATTAAGAGAAATGATTGACCTGATGTCCGCGACGAGATCTTACGAAGCGAATGTCACCGTTTTGAATGCCAATAAATCTATGCTGATGAAAGCACTGGAGATTGGCAGATAA
- the codY gene encoding GTP-sensing pleiotropic transcriptional regulator CodY: protein MSLLIKTRKINAMLQKGAGGPVNFKEMAEELSDVIDCNAFIVSRRGKLLGLEIHHQIENDRMKKMFEERKFPEVYTNNLFSINETSPNIDIESEYTVFPVENKELFQEGLTTIVPIIGGGERLGTLILARLKNSFTEDDLILAEYGATVVGMEILREKSKEIEHEARSKAVVQMAINSLSYSEHEAIEHIFKELDGNEGLLVASKIADRVGITRSVIVNALRKLESAGVIESRSLGMKGTYIKVLNDKFLEELEKHNS from the coding sequence ATGAGTTTATTAATTAAAACAAGAAAAATCAACGCAATGCTGCAAAAAGGTGCGGGTGGTCCCGTTAACTTTAAAGAGATGGCGGAAGAACTTAGCGATGTAATTGACTGTAATGCATTCATCGTAAGCCGAAGAGGTAAATTGCTTGGTCTGGAGATCCACCATCAGATCGAAAACGACCGCATGAAGAAAATGTTTGAAGAGCGCAAATTCCCAGAAGTTTACACAAATAACTTATTCTCCATCAACGAAACGTCTCCAAATATCGATATCGAAAGCGAATATACAGTATTCCCTGTAGAGAACAAAGAGTTGTTCCAAGAAGGGCTGACAACAATTGTTCCGATTATCGGCGGCGGCGAGCGTTTAGGCACACTGATTCTTGCGAGATTAAAAAACAGCTTTACAGAAGATGATTTGATTCTTGCTGAATACGGCGCGACAGTAGTCGGTATGGAAATCCTGCGTGAAAAATCGAAGGAAATCGAACATGAAGCACGCAGCAAAGCGGTCGTACAGATGGCAATCAACTCCCTGTCCTACAGTGAGCATGAAGCAATTGAGCATATCTTCAAAGAGCTCGACGGCAATGAAGGATTGCTCGTAGCGTCTAAAATTGCGGATCGGGTAGGAATTACGCGTTCAGTAATTGTTAACGCATTGCGTAAACTGGAGAGTGCTGGTGTAATCGAATCACGTTCTTTAGGAATGAAAGGAACGTACATTAAAGTTCTGAACGACAAATTTTTAGAAGAACTTGAAAAACACAATTCATAA
- the fliG gene encoding flagellar motor switch protein FliG translates to MVKKDKDMSGKQKAALLLISLGPEVSASVYKHLNEEEIEQLTLEISGVKKVESSVKEEIIEEFHNIALAQDYISQGGIGYAKTVLEKALGKDHAQAIINRLTSSLQVRPFDFARRAEPSQILNFIQNEHPQTIALILSYLEAEQAGLILSQLPQEMQADIAKRIATMESTSPEVISEIEAVLERKLSSTVTQDFTETGGVDAVVEVLNGVDRSTEKTILDALEIQDPELAEEIRKRMFVFEDIITLDNRSIQRVIRDCENEDLILAMKVSSEEVKDILFKNMSQRMAESFKEEMDVMGPVRLRDVEEAQSRIVGTIRRLEDAGEIIIARGGGDDIIV, encoded by the coding sequence TTGGTTAAGAAAGATAAGGATATGTCAGGTAAACAAAAAGCCGCATTGCTGCTCATCTCTCTGGGGCCTGAAGTGTCGGCATCGGTATATAAGCATTTGAATGAAGAAGAGATCGAGCAGCTGACGTTAGAAATTTCTGGCGTAAAAAAAGTAGAATCCTCTGTAAAAGAAGAGATTATTGAAGAATTTCATAATATCGCGCTTGCACAGGATTATATTTCTCAAGGAGGAATTGGCTATGCCAAAACGGTACTTGAAAAAGCGCTGGGAAAAGACCACGCGCAGGCAATTATCAACCGGCTGACCTCCTCCCTTCAGGTCCGGCCGTTTGATTTCGCACGACGCGCGGAGCCGTCACAAATTCTGAACTTTATTCAAAATGAGCATCCTCAGACGATTGCACTGATTTTGTCTTATTTAGAGGCTGAACAGGCAGGGCTGATCCTTTCACAGCTGCCGCAGGAAATGCAGGCAGACATAGCCAAACGAATCGCAACAATGGAATCAACCTCACCGGAAGTGATCAGTGAAATAGAAGCGGTTCTCGAACGAAAACTGTCATCCACTGTCACGCAGGATTTCACCGAAACAGGCGGCGTAGATGCAGTAGTCGAAGTGCTGAACGGTGTAGACCGATCAACGGAAAAAACGATACTCGATGCGCTCGAAATTCAGGATCCGGAGCTTGCAGAAGAAATACGGAAGAGAATGTTCGTCTTTGAAGATATCATTACATTGGATAACCGTTCAATTCAGCGCGTAATCCGTGATTGTGAAAACGAAGATCTGATTCTGGCAATGAAAGTATCGAGTGAGGAAGTAAAAGATATATTATTCAAGAACATGTCACAGCGCATGGCAGAGTCCTTTAAAGAAGAGATGGATGTCATGGGTCCTGTCCGGCTTCGGGATGTGGAGGAAGCACAATCCCGCATTGTAGGAACTATCCGCAGACTCGAAGATGCAGGAGAGATTATCATCGCGCGTGGCGGAGGAGATGACATCATTGTCTAA